The genomic DNA GGGGGTGCCGAGGCAGGGTTTCCCGGCTCGCTGGGCAGGGTCGACGTTGAGGCGTGGCTCGGGACTCGAGGGGCGGCCGCGCCGCTACCCGAggcctcctgctcggcggcggcgcggaagaGCAGTTTGAGGGCATCGTTGCCATTGGAGACGATTGTCCGTATCATCGAGTTGGTGAGGTCGACTGGCTCAAGACCCGGAgagacgccgccggcttgCCCGAAACACCGCGTGTTGAACGAGTTGTCGTTCTCGGTCGCCATCGGATCCCATTGCTCAAATGGCGGTGGGACCGTGGGGCTCGGGTTTCTGGGCAGAGCATGTCTTTGACTACCTTGCGGCCGACGGTGTTGATATCCATCACGAGATCGAGGCTGAGGTGTCCCAGGCTGGCCAGCCAAGGATGTGCCTTCGGATGCgggccctcctcgtccttgcgcgagggcgtcggcagcggcatTCTTCTGGCTACTGGCGGCCCGGTCTGGTGGGAAGACGCACTCCCTACCCTCCCGGTCGCAGCGCAGGCAGGACGGGCTGTCGcggatctcgacgacgcagcGGGTCTTCTTGCGGCGGCAAGGGTTGCAGGCTTTGTAAGTGCGGCGGAAGCCTCTGGCCACACGCTGGCCGGGCTGCTTATTCTCTGCGTCGTCTTGTCGAGCGTTCTGAAGTCGGGTCCCGTCCGGTTCGTGCTCGGTCTCAAGCGGGTTCATGATGCTCTGCCAAACCTTGCTGCTCGGCTCATTTGCCGGAAAGCTATGAACGTGTCGCGCGCGACTTTAGGATTGGGTGGCCTGTATTCCGAGATGGGATGCTGtattgatgatgatgatgatgatgatgatgctgctgcacAGGAATGGACGACGGGTGAATCACCGGATAACGTCGGGAACTTCGGAAGCGGTAATCTAGATCTGGTTGCACCGATATGTATCCTGGGTCCGAGGGACCATGATAAACGCCTTGGTTCGAGAGGAGTAGGACTTGCCTATCTCCAGCGGATGCCAAGACGCTCCATATTTCGATGTGGAGGCACGGCACAGATATGAGCATACAGGCTGAATGGGGTGCACGAGACATGCGTATAGAGATAAGCACTGCGCAGCAAGCAAAGCACTTCCACTAGGTCATTATATATACTCTGTATGGGACTAATTGTTCCATGGATTGaacccttttccctttcccccttcttcacGTATCCTCTCCTCACTCTTAATCCAGTTCTTAGTTTCACTCATTGTCCTGATTTCGTGCCATTCAGCGAAAAGTGGACCTGTCGAGTTCCAGCATGTCGGTATCTCGGGGGATTAACCTTCTATCTTAAGATGCGGAGTGTCCACAGATATCTAAACACTCGCCTAAATTGCTATACCCAGCTTGTGTATCTACGCAGCTGATCAGCACGTCGGGGCTTTGCAACAGCAGGTATGTTCTTAGGTTGGGACTCTGCGCTGTTTAGGCTGGACGTTGGTGTCCCTTCATCGTTGACATTCCTTCGGGAAAGGTTCACTGGGAGTGAGGGTATACATCCTATGGGCATGTGTGGGCATGTGTGGGCATGTGTGGGCATGCGTGGGCAGTGACATATTGTGCTTACACAAGGCTTGTGATACCTGATACCCCCTTTGTGCTACAGGAACCTGTGGACGGCTGTGGTAGGTAAGAGGGTTATGTTGGAGATATATGACACTGTCAGTCGACACGAGTCTGGAAAGCTGGCCTGAGGTTGAGCTGTTAGCAGACGGAAGCACCTGCCTGACCAGCGTTGTGGTGCGGGACGTATCATGGGCTGTTGGCGACAAGATAGTCCGGTGCGATTCTCACGTACTCGATGATCTCGTCGTATACGTCGTTATGAGCAAAGACTATCTATCCTACTTGGATATATTATCCACTCACTTAGAGTTATCCATTGGCATCTACTCAGGCGAAGCCGATTTTCACTCTTTTGATATTGGATTCATTCGGAAAAGAACATCTGGTTGACTGGGTGCGGTGCTGAAAATCTATGTAGCCGAGTTTCTCCATAAACGAGCGAGGGAGTAAACTCGCCTGACGCATTCGACGCGATGAGCATTCGGCGAGAGCTGGCGAGGAGAGGTCTGATACGCGAGGGAATCATGACCCTGCCCGAGGACCAGAGGGAAGAGGCTTCCGAGAACGAAGGAGAACGGCAGAGTGATTGAGAGAAGTTCAGAAAGACTATCGAAGGAAATGGGGGCCGCAAACCCCATGCTCACAAACCAGAGCAGGTCGCCCAGAGAAGCCAAAAGGATCGTCGGGGGGGAGCAAGTTTGCGATCACAAGACCATCCAGGCAATTGTTTCTATAATTTCGGAGGAGCTCATCTCCCGAGGCATACACATCTGGATGAACACATGGGGATCCGGGGCTAGCGTTGTGTACTCTCAAGACCAGGCGTCCTTGTTTTGTGAGAACATTGTGTGGCTTGGCAGCTGCGCTGCGCATCTGCTGACGGGGTAGATGTTTTTATATACTCATCCTTGTCCATCTCTGGCAACCCGAATCGGCCGCAATAGGAAGGTGACTGGATACACGTTTAGATTGTGCTATATATCAACAAGAGAATCAAGCCTAGCCTGAAGCACGGCTTGTCGTTCTCAAGGCTGTGCTGCTTCTACACATTGCTGAACAATGACTCAAGCACGCTCACATGAGGTCTACGAGTGGAGTCAGTTACAGAGGGCTCTCTGACTTTCCCAACCCGACGGGAACAAACGGAAATAGGCGGCGAAAGCAATTGGGTATAATCATATAGAAactcctttttttttctttcttttttcaaGAGTACTTActggcttcttcttcacaaCGCAGACAACCAACAGCTCCCGGTGACTGCGGGGCGTTGGTATTTGGTATCGTGCAGAAATGCTCTGTAAAATGGCCGCTTTTGCTTCCATATAGTTAAAATTACAGTGCTTCTTTCTCCATTTTCGGGTCCAAGGTGGTAAATCCGAGGAGTTGTTGAAGGACTGCTAGAAGTCGCGGTCTATACTGGTGGAGTCTAGACATGAGCTGATAAATGTGACAGTTTGCCGCCAGCCCGCCTCCGACCGGCGTCGGGGAGTTATGCGTCCCGACAGGCTCCAAGACCACTAGCTAAAACACTAATTAATGGATCAATGTTGTTTGTGGGCGATAGGGAGGTAATCAAGGCTGGGAAGATTTTCTGTCTGGTGTTCGCAAGGATTCGGGAGTCTTGGCATGGTGGTGTCAGGACGAAAGGAACGAATGCCGCATACTTGTCCAAGATGAAAAATTGAGCAGGTTTATGGTTAGCCGTACATCTtgacgccgcggccgacTGTTCAGTCAGTGCAGCCTGCTGCTCCCTGCTCTCTTCCGCGGAGGCATGCCGCATCTCAACATACAAAGGTCCGATTAACCGTCTCACAAAGTTTACCAACCTTGAGAGGTACACGAGGTTAATTACTATAAGATTTGACGCCGGAAATATAAAACTTACAACATCATGTTTTGCAAAACTCGCGTCTTGGCTCGGCGACTGCCCGTCCAACATTGGCGGTCGTCAAACCCACTCCGCCTTGGCCACCGCAAATTGTATGGGGAGAACGGTGacggagaggggggggggggggggggggggctgtaGGGGAGTCGTGATCATTTAAAAGCCACGGACCATTGCACGTTTTCGGCGCCAGTCAAGCGTGGCACGAGTCAGCCTTACGGAGCTGGTAATGACTCGCAGACCTGTAGACCCCTGAGAACATCACCGTGAACGAGCTTCTTGGAGGGCAGTGCGGCTCGGGGTCCGCGGCAACTGGGGCAAGCGGATAGGGCCCCTGCAACATCACGTACTATTCACACGTGCGGAATCCATCGAACCGTATAAGCATACGTGATACAGAGGGCAACATGCTTGCTGACACATGTGGCGGGTGGCGCATATCTCGGGATGCTCCCGAGGACCCATCTGATAGGTTGCCATTCAGTTGCACATGTGCCAAACAAATGCTTGAACGGTCAAGAACGAGATTCGTTTTGTCCCtgtgagcgagcgagcggcctgagagagagagagacagagaatGTTGTTGAAGCTGTCGGTTCCCGTGGTTTGCAAGCGCAAATCGCGACTGGGAGGTGGGACGTCCAAGTCACAGGACAAGGCGGTGGTATGCATCTGGACGCCCGATGATTTCATAGATCGCAACCGCCCCATTGTGACCATCACGATGCATATGCGCCCAGCCACAACCCACGCAGCTACGGCGAGAACAGATATCGTCGAAATAAACCCTCACAGCCATGACTCAAGCTTTCAAAAAAAGACTACGGAGCCAAGCCAGAAGAGCTGAAACACGTAGCTCGCTGGATATGCTTGGCCGACCTGAGCTTGGGAACTTTTGGTTGGGGCAGTTCTCCCTATTAGTTCGTCAAGAGTGGCTCATATGGGGCCGAGGGAGTCCCAATCCGTACACAAATGTGACCCTCACGAGGGTTTATGGAGAGGCCCAAGACCAACCCCTGGCTCGGGCGTAGACGGAACCACCTCATTACAGGCTCTGTTTTTTCGTACTCTGTATCCGTAAAACGACAGGATTTGACCGGTCGTATATACTGACTGCACCTTGATAGTTCAGGTGGGAACGTCATTGTCCGGTTCGGTAGTGATTTCCTCTCAACGCCGGCACTGCTTACGCCTCAACCAACACCCAGGGGGGCGTGTTTTTGGTCCTGGACAACTCCACCTAGACGAGGAGGGAGTCTCGGGGCGATGAGTAAACGCACCACCGTTGATGCCATGTTCTCATCCAGTACCTTGCAACGATTCCATCTCCGGCTGGGGCTCTGTGGAGGAGTCGGTACAGAGTCAGCCGGGTTTCTGACCGGTTGTATGCGTTCAGACAGCCCCAACTCTTGGGTCTGGTGAAATGACAAATCTTGGCAGGAAAGGGCGGAGTCCATCCAGTGCCGAAGGGATGTTGGGTACAGAGTAGTGACTGCCGTGATGGTGGAGTTGGGGAAAAGGATGGTTCTGGTCATTGATCTCGAGGTCCATAAAGAGCAGCTTGTGTTCCAGCTTTCCATCTCACTCGAAGTTGCGAAATCATCATCAACCGAGTCCTTTCACTCTACTTACTACCTCTCCCATCTCTCACCGTAACTCTCCTCGTTCTCTTCGGTTGCCTATCAGTCTCGATGTGAGTTCAACATCAGTTTGTCTTGGTGACTTGAACGGCTCGGGGGGTTAACAAAATAGACAGTATACATACACACGCCACAATGAAGGCCACCACCaacatcctcctcgccggcctggcgGCCCAAGCCTCGGCCCTGGTGCAGATGGAAGTCCGCTACAGCGACAACATGATCGACGTGGGCaacctcgacctcttcgCGGCGACGTGGCAGGCCATCTACGCCGAGTCGGGCAACACGCGCGCCATCATGACGGACCGCTCCTTCGGGACGCAGACGAACGAGTGCACGCACGCCGACGACTACGACCCGGACGTGACGGTGCAGGTCAAGATGAACGGCGCCTGGGGCCGGACGCCCGGCCTCAGCGACAACCAGATGCGCGACGGCCTGGTGCAGTCGGCGTGGGAGGTCCTCAGCCGGGTGGCGGATCCGTACGGCTACGAGGTCTTCAACGGCTGCCGCGGCCTCACGTGGATGGAGAGCGTCGGCTACACGTCGGACGCCGCCTGCGGCCGCCTCAGCGCACGCAACTGCGAGTACCCGTGCCGCAACGAGAACTCGCCCGGCCTGGCCCAGTGCATGAACCACACCTGGGGCCACAAGGTCCCCTCGTCGCTGCGCGTGACGGCCTACATCGACGGCCGCCTCCAGCCGGACGACCTGATCATCGAGTTCGCCGCCAGGTCCAACGCCGTCTCCGGAGGCTGCGGCTGGGTCGGGACCATTGCTGGTGCCCTTGCCGGTTTCAttcccgtcggcggcgacctgttcgccgccggcatcgacattGGCTGCAGCACCTAGATGTCGTCAATGGGGAGGACACAGAAGTAGGGTTTTTGGGCCAAGTGAATAGGCGCTTTCGGACATTCTTGTTTGGGTTCGGGTCGTGGTTGTGATTCTGAATTTCTGAGATTGTTTTTTGTAGATAACTTCTTGgtctgttgttgttgttgctttGCGCGGCTAACATGTGTACATAAACATCTTCATCCGGTAACGTCTTTCTTGAGAAACGATGATTGTCAGTCACCCTGACTGTGAATCTCTCGTAAGCCGCATGCCGTCGGTTGCCAGTCAGCTTGACAAGTGTACATCGATACTCGGTCAAATACAGCGCGCGGTCTTGTCCACCAAAGGGACTTTTGTTGATAATCACGATATCACACACCGGGGCTGGGCAAAACCGTCGGTTAGGACCCCGGCTGCCCAAAGCTGGTTAGTGTGCCAACCCAAGCCAGACAAATCCAGCAATGAAATCTCTTCGTTTCCATGCCGGCCATTCTGTTTGGAGACTGGCTAGAAGGATGTGACTGGGACTGTGCCGCAGAGTAATTTCGcgggttttcttttccctcgCGGGCGGCTAGGCACCCGAATTCAAAAGGGTTGTTTACACTTGACtttgttttatttttttttaaaaaaaCAGAGCCCCGTTGTTTCTGGTTACTGTCAGTCAATCCTTTAGAAAGCCATCGTGTAGGGAACGTCCGTTCGGCCGTGTCTTTTTTTTGGTCgtggaaagggaaaaaaacaaaaaaagggACAATTAACAGCTTCGACACTCAAACCAAAAAACAAAACTTCACGATGCCTACGCCAACCTTGTCCGGCACGaccatcatcaacctcgGCCCGTTGACATCATGGACCGCGCCGGCATCGTGCGCCACCACGGCCCCGCCGGTCGCCCTCGCGTTGGCCGCGGTGGAGAGCGTGGTGTACCTGTCCCAGACGTGCGACGTCAACGGCCCCGTGGTCAACGACTGCTTCCCGtcggccagcgccgtcaACTCGCTGTACCACGCCAGGAAGGGCGGGCCGGAGCGCTTCAACTATCTGGTCCACCACTCCCCAGCCTACGAGTGCCCCTCGGGCTGGGCCACCGTCGCCTACGGCGTGCGCGATGAGGCCTCGTCGCACTCCCTCAGCGGCATCTTCGCGGACCCGACGGTCACCCGCACCAACAGGTTGATCTACCCGACCAGTGTGTCGACCGAGGTCACGACCATCACCCAGGGGATGCCCATCTTCGAGCCGCCGCAGAACCTCTTCATGTCGGCCCTGGAGCCCTCGGAGACCGTCATCCTGTGTTGCCCAAGGTcagtcgccgtcgtctccgtcgtctttgtcttcgtcttcgtcttcgtcttcgtcttcgtcttcgtcttcgtcttcgtcttcgtcttcgtcttcgtcttcgtcttcgtcttcgtcttcgtcttcgtcttcgtcttcgtcttcgtccctTTTCTCGTCGGGACCCGGGAAGAGCACCTTTCTTTACTGACACAGGCAACAGCGGCTACAAGATCGGCTTGGTCGGCGGCAACTGCTACTCGCCCGTCCCCAGAGAGGCCTACCCGGCCACCACCGGCTGCCAGATCAAGTATGTAAACGAGGAGACCATCCTGATGTCCCCGGTCGAGAGGACGTTCACGTACCACGGGCGGGTGGTCACGGGCAGCGCCTGGTCGGTGGGGGACGAGTCGGTGGAGTACGTCGGGACGACGATGGTTGTAGACGAGAGCGCCCGCACGCTCTACGAAGCCATCTTGTACACGCCAGCGATCACGATGGTGAACAGGGGatctgccgccgccaccgccgagacGTCGCCGGTCGTGACTGCGTCGGccacgccggcctcgacggcaacGGGGCCGGCACCATGGCCTAGCACCGGGTCAGGAAGCAGGACGGCACCGTCGGCGAAGGGCGCGACGCTGGCTGTTTGGGGGGTTGCCCTGCTGGCTGGCGTGGCGCTCATGGCCCCTGTTTGATATGGCATGAGTaacacctctctctctctgtctgtctttgTCCAACCAGCCAACCAACCTCCTTGTTCTCAGTTCGCACAAAATGTGGTTGAAACACGTTCTATCTATATAGATATGTAGACGTACATATCCGTTCACACTGCCTGCCCATACATAGCCTAAAAGAGGCCAATAAACATACAATGTCAACACTTGATTGAAGACACCTCGAGTCATTGAGGAACACTAGTGGAGTCGCCTCCAACTTTAAGTGGACGGCGCCAATGCAAGCAAAGCGAAGCGGAAAGCCTCCGTTCAGTTGCGGAGACGACGCACCAAAACGACACGGCGCACAAACAACGTTTTGCAGCCATCGTGCAGCAAAAACGAACGACAAAAGGTACAAGGACCGACCGCGATTCGAACGCGGGGCCTAGAGATGTTTGCGGTGAAGGAACTGCAATCTCTCGCTCTACCACTGAGCTATCGATCCTAGTGGCTGCTTATGATTACTTCAAACGTACGAGAGCTCAAGGATGGAAGACGGTGGACACACCTGTGTCTTCTCCCTTTGCCCCCACGAAAGAGCGGTCTGGGCTGCAGCAAGCCTGGCGtctgtcagtcagtcagtcagtcattCAGGCCATTCGATTTGCGTGGCCACGAATAACTTCCCATTGTTTAGAGACATCAAACAAATCATCCTGTCTATTGCCCGTCCATGGTTCCAACAGAGTCTTTGTTTGAGTCAGTCATTGTTGAGTCAAAAGTCAATAGAGTGCAGACCAGACCCAGTCATTGCTCCACCGAGGGGGGTCGAGGTAAAATGACACACATAAGCAGCAAACCTGAGCGTAAAACAGCAGCCCATCACAAACCGGTTGCTTTCCTAGCTCAATTTGGTCAGAGCGTCCGACTTTTACGTTGTAAATGCCATCGGAAGGCTGTGGGTTCGAGTCCCACGGATCGCGGTCTTTCTTTTGCGCCCTTGCGGCTCGACTATGCTTTTTTGTACTTCTTATTCTTTTTATGTGTTTTGCACCCCCCCTTTCGAGGATGGATAGGGAAACGGGTAGTATGGTCGTAAGGATCCTTGGAGATCGGGGCTAATGCAATCGCTGAAGACGACAGGGAACTGGAAACCTCACTCTCGTTGCGTTGTTCCCATAGTCGCAGTCGGATTCCAGGTCGACCATGCAGAAGACTAACTAACCCAGGATGCCACGCATGCCCGGCTTTTCTCAGCGAGGCAGTCGGTAGCTGCGAATATCATTATCCTTGGTTGTTAATCGTGGAATACAGGATCAAAACAACGTGAGGGGACTGAAACCAGGGGAATAATTCAAGTAAAGTTGGCGACTCTGCCTGACTCTGCTTGCTGTCtgtcccccctcctcttttAGCAAATAGTCCAAGGTGCCACGGGCATGCTCTCTCCATCTTGCGCTATCCTGCAACCGTTTCCCATCTCAAACGAGAAAAAGCCGTTGATTGACGGCCCCATCGCAGTAGGGAAGGTCTGTTGATACTGCAAAGACTCCGACCCGCTCGAATCCGCCCGGCGGCGCGTGACCTCTTCCGCTGGGAAGCAGCACCAAGCCGACGTTCATGGGCGCATCGAATGCGAAACAGTAGTTCTCGGGCGACAGGTCATTGTCCTTGACTCTCATCTGGGCCAATGGCATGAAGTAGAAATCCAAGCCAACCTCTccggccttgagcttggccATATGCACTTCACAATCCAGCCAGAACCTGGCGAGTTTGGACTTCTCGCTGGGGATGTCATCTGCTGGGGCGAGCATCAGATCGTCTTCCGTTCCCGGCACGAAGACTCCGGTCGCTTGAAAGAGGGCCGCGTCCACACCGAGTTGGAAACAGCACCCCATTATACCGTCTCCGCGGCTTCCCGGCGTCGGGCAGGATCGAGATGCCCATACGGCAAAAGGCGTGGTGAACGAGGTTGTGCCGAGCTCGATGCCGGGTATCATTGATTCGGCTCTCTGAATGGTTTGTCCCTTTTCAAGAACCATGGACGCCCAGGACCACGTTGGGATACGATGGCTGTGATGACGACGGCTTTGGCTTCCAccgccgggctcggcggcaaACTTATCCGAGACGGGGCCCAAGTTCCAAAGGAGAGACTCCGCCAGGCCTGTCGCGTTTGTCGCCGGGAGGGCAGCAATGTACCGCTGCTGGTGAATCATGCCAGTGTAGCGGGTCATTGCTGCCATGCAAACCAGTCTATCGCTGGGGTCGGAGATGGGCAGGCTCATGTACATATCAAATACATCGCCCATGCTGTTGACGTAGCCTGTGGCATGGAACTTACTCTTTGGGAGGCTGGACATGCTGTTGAGCTCCTTCAGGTAGTGTTGGTCGTCACACTCGCACCTCATGCTTTCGAAACATTCCCACACCATCTCTGAACCGTGAAGATGGAGCAACCGGCGCGAGAACAAAAGGCGTTGGAACGACGGTGCATGCCGTAGGAGTCCCATGCGGCGATCGGCGACGTCTGTgagcttgccgccggccttgagcGGTCGCAGCATGCCCATATCGGTCATGATCCAGTGGCTCCAATGCATAGTCTGGCGGATTTGGATGGAATATTTGCGGCCACGGTGGCTGACTTCAACCGTGATGGACGCACTCGactcgtccgagtcggccTCGGGTGATGTGATTTTGCGGCCCGGACCAAAGTTGCCGAGCCTGAGGTCTTTGATGTCGGTCAGGGCAATGGTGAAATGCGCAAGCTGGAAGATGCTATCTTCCCGGTCCAAATGCCAGACGCGGTCTTGCGCGTCGTCGTGAAGCACGCAAAAGTCTGGAATCCAAGCGTACCGCACGTCCTGTTCATGGGCAACGGCCAAGGCTTCCTGTAGAGCCAACGGGATCTGCCACCACTGGATGCTCTTCTGGCGCGCCTCCAGATTCTCGAGTGTCGTGAGCGACGAAGGAGGCGGCAGCGGACCATCAACCCcatggatgatggcgacATAGGGGCCGGGAGAGgaggcggcatcgacgagcttGAGACCGTTCCGGGGATTGCTGCCCAGGTCGAGATACCGCAAAGGACGCAACCTCATGGCATCATGGATGGGACCATGAGTTTCGTGGCAGAGTGAATGCGACGCAGTGCAATCGTTGATCCAAGCGCCAACGAGTTTCTTTCGAAGCTTGGAATGCAACCTCGGGACGATATTTCTAGCCGGGCCAAACGCCGGCCAGGGAGATGGCTTTCCTGCGGGCCTCGCGTCAGTAACCATTGATCAACGAGCATGCTCGGCACGAAGCAGGCAGAGAGACCTGCCGTGCGTCTCTCACGGCCTCACCTGGTGCTGTGAACATCTCGAAGGTGGTTTGTATGGGAAGCATAGTGCCTCCGGGGCCGTTGCAGGCAACGACGGCCGCCACTCTGACGAGGTGCCCGATGTAGATGCAAACAAGGGACACGCCGAGCTTTATCTCGGTTGTGGCCGGATCGATCTTCCCCATGCGCATGACGGCCTCTTGGATGGCATAGCATGTCTGGCATCCCTTCTTGCTGGCTTGGAGAAGTTGACCAAGTGGGCAAACCAGACTGACAAGAGCATCGTTGGTCTTGTTCGGGATCTTGTCTCGGTCCAGGTCGTGGCACACGGAGCAAGGCCGTTTATTTTTTGCGACGGCCAGGCCTAGGTTTCCGTTGCCCGTCATGGCGAGGACAGGATCGCTGACTCGAAGACAAAAGCCGAATTGGGTTTTGAGAGTCAGAGTCGCAGGTGAGTGAGTTGCTGGAAAGTTGAGGCTTATGCTCAAAAACCGGTGACAAGCACGTTGCTCTGCTCTCACGTGCGATCATACCACGCTGACATAATCCATTTCTACAGTAAGGTACCCAGCAAAAGGGCCGTCAGTTCCTACCCGCAGTTACCTATCTAGGTACATAAGATACctcaggtaggtaggtaggtacctggcTAGAATATATTTCACAAgactacctaggtagtgTTCCTAGATTTCTCCCATGTCGTCGCTCGTCATAGATCCCTTTCTAAACACAGAGCACGAAAATGGAGATTTGAGTATCAGTATACCAACTGTGTGAGAATCTCATTATGGATCCCACGCATTCTCTAATGTTGAAAATATCCCAACCATATATCTAATTCGGCTTGGCGGCATGCCTGCATGGCGTTGGCCTGATACCACCATCAGCATTACTTTTGTGTCTATATGCCATCTCGCTTTCTTATGCTACGCTCCGCTTAAAGGACACAAAGAGACCAATTACaacccctccctttccctgACACTCTCGACGCAGTCTTGCCATCTGATGACCTTCAAGTACCCACACTCGATGACGGCAATGACTaccatgccgccgccaaggcccaGCCAGGCACCGTCGAGCTCCAGCGCCGGCGACCCCAGCTCGAGCCAGACGGCGATGGGCACCGCGGCCAGATAGTTGACGACAAAGACGATAAAGGCCGCCACGGACTGCCGGCCCAGGCCGCGCAGCACGCCGTTGCACCCGTTGATGATGGAGTCGATGAGCTGGaacgccgcgacggcgagcatCGAGTTCGTCGTCAGCCTCTGcacgacggcgtcctcggagAAGATGAGGCCGAGCTGGTTGCGGAACGCAAAGACCAGGATGGCGTCcaggatgccgacgacggtgaagacgacggcgtaCAGCGTCGCGGCCCGCCGGGCGGTCGAtacgaggccggcgccgatgaggtGGCCG from Colletotrichum higginsianum IMI 349063 chromosome 3, whole genome shotgun sequence includes the following:
- a CDS encoding LPXTG-domain-containing protein, with product MPTPTLSGTTIINLGPLTSWTAPASCATTAPPVALALAAVESVVYLSQTCDVNGPVVNDCFPSASAVNSLYHARKGGPERFNYLVHHSPAYECPSGWATVAYGVRDEASSHSLSGIFADPTVTRTNRLIYPTSVSTEVTTITQGMPIFEPPQNLFMSALEPSETVILCCPRSVAVVSVVFVFVFVFVFVFVFVFVFVFVFVFVFVFVFVFVFVFVFVFIGLVGGNCYSPVPREAYPATTGCQIKYVNEETILMSPVERTFTYHGRVVTGSAWSVGDESVEYVGTTMVVDESARTLYEAILYTPAITMVNRGSAAATAETSPVVTASATPASTATGPAPWPSTGSGSRTAPSAKGATLAVWGVALLAGVALMAPV
- a CDS encoding MATE efflux family protein; the encoded protein is MDRRDRDNRAGETRPLLSDQPHLKPDIEPATSSSSSSSSWPAEAWLLCQYALPLIATYLLQYSFTVITTFVAGHLSADDLAAASIGLTTMNIVGFAIYEGMATALDTLCAQAHGSGRLTAVGLHVQRMLILMAIATVPIGLFWIFSPSILSLFVKQHHLAVKAGSFLRVSLVGIPGYAAFEALKRFLQAQGDFKSAMVVLIICAPLNALFSWFFAFKLGMGLEGAALGQALVNDLRPVFLLVYIVFWGQWSHQCWGGLSRKAFTEWSVPVRLSIAGSAVNIGEWAAFEILTLSTSYLSTEHLAAQTIMTTISVVMWHIPFSISVAISTRIGHLIGAGLVSTARRAATLYAVVFTVVGILDAILVFAFRNQLGLIFSEDAVVQRLTTNSMLAVAAFQLIDSIINGCNGVLRGLGRQSVAAFIVFVVNYLAAVPIAVWLELGSPALELDGAWLGLGGGMVVIAVIESTHSPATLTLKTQFGFCLRVSDPVLAMTGNGNLGLAVAKNKRPCSVCHDLDRDKIPNKTNDALVSLVCPLGQLLQASKKGCQTCYAIQEAVMRMGKIDPATTEIKLGVSLVCIYIGHLVRVAAVVACNGPGGTMLPIQTTFEMFTAPGKPSPWPAFGPARNIVPRLHSKLRKKLVGAWINDCTASHSLCHETHGPIHDAMRLRPLRYLDLGSNPRNGLKLVDAASSPGPYVAIIHGVDGPLPPPSSLTTLENLEARQKSIQWWQIPLALQEALAVAHEQDVRYAWIPDFCVLHDDAQDRVWHLDREDSIFQLAHFTIALTDIKDLRLGNFGPGRKITSPEADSDESSASITVEVSHRGRKYSIQIRQTMHWSHWIMTDMGMLRPLKAGGKLTDVADRRMGLLRHAPSFQRLLFSRRLLHLHGSEMVWECFESMRCECDDQHYLKELNSMSSLPKSKFHATGYVNSMGDVFDMYMSLPISDPSDRLVCMAAMTRYTGMIHQQRYIAALPATNATGLAESLLWNLGPVSDKFAAEPGGGSQSRRHHSHRIPTWSWASMVLEKGQTIQRAESMIPGIELGTTSFTTPFAVWASRSCPTPGSRGDGIMGCCFQLGVDAALFQATGVFVPGTEDDLMLAPADDIPSEKSKLARFWLDCEVHMAKLKAGEVGLDFYFMPLAQMRVKDNDLSPENYCFAFDAPMNVGLVLLPSGRGHAPPGGFERVGVFAVSTDLPYCDGAVNQRLFLV